The proteins below are encoded in one region of Acidimicrobiales bacterium:
- a CDS encoding ABC transporter ATP-binding protein, translating into MSAIVEACDLGRRYRHGIAQSGPRTWRTLLSNRRPGRGLRPVWAIRHVSFSLDQGCSLGLVGPNGAGKSTLLRLLGGIGLPDEGQLHVDGRVAGMFELGQDFHPDLTGRDNIRTAGLVAGFSRREIQGMTPSIVQFADLGRFIDSPVRVYSSGMKARLAFAVAIHVEPEILLIDEVLAVGDVGFQRRCYDRLRDLRTAGVTIVLASHSVDEVRELCDEVIWLRGGRLIASGPPGLVLERYAEITAQETRLVTPSLEAAPRTSSDRLSLNDNRFGTLEATIDEVRIQNSSGHECGSIPSGAFLRLAVNTSIPDHVGPVTLSVKLVRHRDGLVCLDTSTRSSTSGFVTFTAEFERLDLASGDYAFDVGLFSHDWDRTFDLHQGAYELRVTSSWSSDAVVLPPIGWTVTNVSSGAPGGDSVADSLVASPGVAED; encoded by the coding sequence GTGTCCGCGATCGTCGAAGCATGTGATCTCGGCCGCCGTTACCGACACGGGATCGCGCAATCGGGACCGCGTACCTGGCGGACATTGCTGTCTAATCGCCGTCCCGGTCGTGGCCTCCGTCCCGTGTGGGCCATTCGTCACGTCTCGTTCTCCCTGGATCAGGGTTGCAGCCTCGGGTTGGTGGGACCGAACGGGGCAGGAAAGTCGACCCTGTTGAGGCTTCTTGGCGGGATCGGGCTTCCCGACGAAGGGCAACTGCACGTGGATGGCCGGGTTGCCGGAATGTTCGAGTTGGGGCAGGACTTTCACCCGGATCTGACAGGACGCGACAACATCCGGACAGCCGGATTGGTAGCGGGGTTCTCGCGTCGCGAGATCCAAGGGATGACGCCCTCGATCGTGCAGTTTGCAGATCTGGGGCGGTTCATCGACAGTCCGGTGCGGGTTTACAGCAGCGGAATGAAGGCCCGGCTCGCTTTCGCGGTGGCCATACATGTGGAACCGGAGATCCTCCTCATCGACGAGGTACTTGCGGTCGGCGACGTCGGGTTTCAACGTCGTTGCTATGACCGACTTCGGGACCTTCGCACGGCGGGGGTGACGATCGTTCTGGCTTCGCACTCGGTGGACGAGGTGAGGGAGCTGTGCGATGAAGTTATCTGGTTACGTGGCGGAAGGCTCATAGCCTCGGGGCCTCCCGGCCTCGTCCTCGAGCGATACGCGGAGATCACCGCCCAAGAGACGCGTCTCGTTACCCCATCATTAGAGGCAGCCCCGCGCACCTCATCCGACCGATTGAGCTTGAACGACAACAGGTTCGGAACCCTCGAGGCGACGATCGACGAGGTGCGAATCCAGAATTCCTCCGGTCACGAGTGTGGGTCGATTCCAAGCGGCGCATTCCTGCGTCTCGCCGTGAACACTTCAATTCCCGACCACGTCGGGCCGGTGACCCTATCGGTGAAGCTCGTACGACACCGCGATGGCTTGGTCTGCCTGGATACGAGTACCCGATCTTCAACCAGCGGCTTTGTGACATTCACGGCTGAATTCGAACGGTTGGATCTCGCGTCCGGCGACTATGCGTTCGACGTCGGGCTCTTCAGTCACGACTGGGACCGCACCTTCGATCTTCATCAAGGAGCATACGAACTCAGGGTGACGAGCAGCTGGAGTAGCGATGCTGTCGTCCTACCCCCCATCGGGTGGACCGTTACAAATGTGTCGAGCGGCGCGCCTGGAGGTGACTCTGTAGCTGATTCCCTTGTGGCTTCACCCGGAGTGGCTGAAGACTAA
- a CDS encoding ABC transporter permease produces MTITSHASAPVHHAGMVRELVVRQIRLRYSGSVLGLGWSQLAALAQAGVLIFIFGRVVRLGIPNYAAFVLVGMVPWLWFVGAIGAAADSVVSGRDLIRRPGFPSAVLPLVAVGVALINFVLMLPITLVTVGLVTGRVPARAMLLPVVAIVQLVVMLGPAYLVATVNVFLRDTGHLVSILLGLLFYATPVFYAHVPSHYHLIVTLNPMAHLVAAYRQVLLYGTMPSWGGLAALMVGGVAVTLACYRVFVGYERWFAEEL; encoded by the coding sequence GTGACCATTACCAGCCACGCTTCGGCGCCGGTTCACCATGCCGGGATGGTCAGGGAGCTGGTCGTCCGTCAGATCCGCCTCCGCTATAGCGGGAGCGTCCTCGGGTTGGGCTGGTCGCAGCTAGCAGCGCTGGCTCAAGCGGGCGTTCTTATTTTCATCTTCGGACGCGTAGTCCGACTCGGGATTCCGAACTACGCGGCGTTCGTTCTCGTTGGCATGGTGCCCTGGCTTTGGTTCGTCGGGGCGATTGGGGCCGCTGCGGACAGTGTGGTCTCGGGCCGCGATCTCATACGACGCCCCGGCTTTCCATCGGCAGTGTTGCCGCTCGTTGCGGTCGGAGTGGCCCTGATCAACTTCGTGCTGATGCTTCCCATCACGCTGGTCACGGTGGGACTCGTCACCGGAAGAGTTCCGGCCAGGGCGATGCTGCTCCCAGTTGTTGCGATCGTGCAGCTGGTGGTCATGCTCGGCCCGGCTTATCTGGTCGCGACTGTGAACGTTTTCCTCCGCGACACCGGCCATCTGGTGTCGATTCTTCTAGGGCTTCTCTTCTATGCCACGCCCGTCTTCTATGCCCACGTCCCGTCTCACTACCACCTGATCGTGACCCTCAATCCGATGGCGCATCTCGTAGCTGCTTACCGCCAGGTTCTGCTGTACGGGACGATGCCGAGTTGGGGAGGTCTAGCTGCTCTCATGGTGGGAGGAGTCGCGGTGACCCTCGCCTGCTACCGAGTATTCGTCGGCTACGAGCGGTGGTTCGCAGAGGAGCTTTGA